tttctcataaatctgggagcaggaggagattaTCAAGTGATGCGTGGGGTCAATTCAAGATGAAACTGCAGTTTAGGACGGAGAGTTGACTTTGTGCTACAATCTGCGCTTTAAGCACATTATATTCAAAAGAATTGAAGCTGTTACCTGATTTGGCAAAGAAGTTGATAAGAGAGTCTGTCTCGCAGCTCTTGTACAGCTCCATCAACTGCGAGCTGCACTTCAGACTGGCGTTGTGGATGCGGAGACGCCTCTGCCCGCCGATTGTAGTGTACAGCAAGGCACACTGGGAAACAGAGTGTATATGTGAGTTAGAACCAAAGTTGAGGTTTTCACTCCAGATAACACACGTTTACTCTTAAGGCACATTTCTCAGTGTTTATACCTGAATGAGAGCTCCAGTCTCCTCACTGAGCGTGTCGTCGTGCTTCAGCTCTACAGTCACCGCCTTGTCACAATCCACAGCAGCCATCTCTACATCTGTGGTGTTGTTCATGTGGATGGCACCAAAGAAGTCTGTGGCTCTGAAGCCTAAGGGAACACACAAAAGAAGATCATTAAGGGAGGGCGCCAACGGTGTAGcactccatgtacagaggctatagtcctccaagcgagcagcccgggggttcaagtccgacctgtggcttccttTCCTTCATTTCATTCTCCACTCttctgatttcctactctatccactgtcctctgaaataaagtcataaaagtccaaaaacaaaatctaaaaaaaaaaaaaaaaaaaaagttgtttttaagtagatcaaataacttttttataaAACACTGAATTTAGAGCTTCTTATAACCAAGCTTTACCAAAGTGTCAATGTGTTCCTTACCTGTACTGGTACGGACTCGCATGATGGCGTCAAAGCCGATGCTCTTCTGTACATCTTTCCTCAGGTCTCTGAGGAAATGCTCTCCATCTGTCTCCACCTGGCAACATGAAGAATATCACAGTCAGCAGCACGTTTGTTTTATGTGCACAAGGTTTAGCCAGTAGATGGCAgtgttgtcatgatttggtctcaTGCTGACGACCAGCAGAGTGGGGATCATAAAAGCACTAAAACAGCTTAGTCCATATGTCTAACATGAAAACTGATGATTTATCATAATGGACAGTTTGAACACGTGTAcacaaaatttaaatatttatgtctTTTAGGGCATGCTTAGGTTGAGTATTAAACTGAATTCTGCAGCCTTAatatgaagtgtgtgtttgttcagcttGGATTTCCCATGCTTGTTCTACCATTCCTATGGGAGACTTCTATAACAGAGTGTTGGTACTGTGCATAATCCCATATGTTGATAAAACAAAATTCCTCTGATGTATGTAAAACTCTGACTTTCCACATCTACGACAGGAAATAAAACCTAAACATTGAatctttttgttcattgtaaGTGCCATATGTGTACTGTGAAAAGGTATGTTGTACCTGGAAGTTGTTGTACTTGTAGATGGAGCCTCCAGTATGTGACGGCACATCCCCCATAGTTGCCAAGTCTACGTACTGGctggggaagaggaagaggtccACACAGCAGCCCTGAGCCACACAGTCCTTTGACAGCTGCTCATACACTCCTTTCTGAGGCTGGAAAAGGGTCTACGGGGGGGGAAACGAGATGTAAGCAGTCTGTAAATTCAgtttaaattcaaaatgaagTTCAGTCAACACATAATCACGCTCACCTTCTCTTTCTCAGTGTTGACCAGCTTTTTGTCATCCCTGTTCTTCAGTTTGCCAGGAGCCTCAGCCGTGGGAATGGAGGACTGGAAGATGAAGAGCTTTCCGCTACATTCTGCTGCCTGGAGAGTAGACAAAAGGTCCCATTGGTGAGACAGTGTGTTGTTTATATTTACTATATTGTGTTTAGTTTTACAGTACAATAACAAGGTGAGAAGTTCCTGCATTGGAGCCGGTTCTTCTAAAAATACGACACGTTATTAGCAGAGATCGCTCCGTGTTGCTCAATGAAAAGCAATACCTACAAACAATAGGAACATGAGCaggcatgaataaataaataactatcAGGCTGGTTGCTGTTGTGTAATATCACAACTGTTTCCAATTAAAAGCTGTGTGAACGTTTCCTTCGCTGCATGCCAAAAGAAAGACCTCATATCACTGGGAAAGTTTGCTGGACTTtaaagtaaacacaaacatatcgGGGAGagtcaaacaaaacacagtatACAAACTCATCTGAAGCAACCTTGTGCAGCTTCTCTTCAagttcagatttaaaatgattgcccttttttttacaaaaacacgGCGGAATTTATTTTGGCTGCTTTAATATTTGATAGGAATCAGGAGATTAGTGGCAAGAGGGTGTTTCAGATTGAGAAACACTATTAGTTATCAAACAGAAAGCTTCAAACTGTGCCAATTACATCTGGCCTTGCACTTATCCAGAGTCTACATCAAGACCTAGCCGAACATGCTCCTGGGAAGTTGCAGGAGGCCTCCTACTCTCCCGCTCTGTGTTGACAGATGTCACACTGAGGCTAACCTTAAATGCCTCCACACCGGCCTGGATGACAGGGGCAAAGACCGTTTCGCTCTCGTTGGTGTCAGCAAACATGTCAGGGATCTGGTCCAGCAGACTGCAGAGAAGAGGGGCAGGAGTATGGCTTTAGGCAGTATCTTAATGTACTTCATTTACATGCATTTAAGAGTTGACTGAGGACATTTGAACcccaatacaatacaataaaagaacCACTTTACCtcccagtgatgcaaaaataaacacttcTTTTGATTAACTATCTTAAAACTTTAGACCACTGCATGGTGAATCCAAGACAAACAGTTCTTCCGCAACTTCATGAAAAAGCTGTATCTTACTTGAAGATAACAGCCCTCGATTCCTCGTAGTTGACGAGGAAGCCGTCGAGCAGCGGGACAAACATCTCAGCCGTGTCCGACACCACCATCATCTGCGGCTGGGCCAGAGCACTTTTCACGTTGTAGAAGTGGAGGACTTTGTTGTAGGTGACAAAGCCAACCTTGATGGCAGAGCTCTCCGCACCTTCCTCTCTGGTGAGGAAGAACAAGTATCAGTGAATACCATGACGCTTTTAATACTGTCACTACTCCTACGATGTCCCTGTTCTCTAATAATGTGAagcaaaatgtacattttattattttattgagaATCTTTACAGACATTCTAGTGGAAGaggaaacagaataaaaatCTTGATATCTTTTTGATTGCCATATCTTTCAACATGATTTTACCAAACAGAATTGTATGGTTGCCTTCAAACACATATACTTTATTTAGTGTCAGACTAACTCCTTCCTGGAAACTATGCAGGAGTTATCAAAAAATTACAGACTTGAAAAAATTAGAGTTTgcacaaattgtctttttttgacTGTAGTAGATGAGTGACTCGAAAAAAATATCGACATCTACACAGCGGACGTGTAGCAGAATACTGTGAGCTGGACCTGAGACCAAAGCCACACATCCAAACCTGTCACCACTGTAGTAATTTCAAAAGCATTCTTTACTGACACTTCAAACTGCAGTCTGTAGATCCCTCATCTTAAATCATGCAGACATGCCGCATGCTAAGAAACATGTAATGTGCTTTTCCTGCAAAACTGTGCTCCATGAATATCATGCACAGGTGTTTTCATTAAAAGCTTCACTTTGAATGGTTTTCACACCATTCACTGATCAAAAGGAGACACAATGGCTACATCTGAATTTACTTCAACTGAGCTCTAGCTGTCCGCAAGTGAATTGAAGATATATTAGGCAAACACTCAGGAATTACATGAACCATATACAATGCATGGTGTCCAAATAGTTCAGTCTGAGTGCCTTGTTGAAACTAAAGTAAAGAGACTGAATCACCGCTGAAGAAGGGGCTTAGAGTTCACTTCTAGTGCATGTTTTAAGAATGATGTCATGGCAGAAGACCGATTGAGGTATATTGCTGCTGGCACTAATGAGGtggaacaaagaaaaagaacgTTACCAAGTTATTTTAGGAGTAACCAAGAGAAGTATTGCATCCCCTACTGTGCAGTATATCAAAAAACGGTCTTCTGTATTCATGTTTACCACAAAGCCTGCGTTGTATCGAGCACAAAGATTTCTGTTTTGGATGATGACGAGAGTCGACACAATAATATTTCCATTTTTGGCATCGTCACTAACGGAGACCCACCATCTGCAAACCCTCATGCAGGACTATTCAGCTGAGGGGAACAAATAGGTTGGCTAGAAAAcctgaggagttttttttttttggtatgttTCATTTGAGCGGTATTAACAGAATTAGTTTCACATTCAAAATAGATTCGAATACACTGCGAATGTGTCTGCAATTTCTTGTGCGTACCTGGGCAGATTCTCCAGTAGAGTCTTCAGCTCCTCACAGATCAGTTTGACCAGTCCGCTCTTGATGTTGTTGTAAGACACGTCGATCATAAAGATGTAGGCAGGAGGGTTGGAAGGCTTGTTGTTCTGCGTGGGAGGAGAGCAGCAGGTGAATGAGTTAGTAGCTATTTGGAAATCTTTCAAGGCTGACATGGCTAAATAAACCCGGTTTTAACAGGAAATTGAACTTTAACTCCTGAATAAGCTCGTCAAAAGCCCAAACTAGACATGTTTCTTGTGCTTTCTGAAAGCGTTGGGTCGCTACAAGGAGACCATGACAGTTATAAATCTTTGGATGGAGGGCAATGGCTGGAGAGTCTGTGCTTGTGGGGGGGTGTTGTCAGTAAGATATTGTTATGTTTCCACCGCTACAACCCATGTCAAGACACTTACCTTGCAGGCCTTTGTTTAATATCTGGTCTGAGGAGGCTGTTTATAAGTCATAATAAACAGAGGGAAAGTAGGACAGTGGAGTGACTCAGCTTTGCCTGATCACTCTGACCCTCTAATGTTGTTCCCATAAACCACAGCCTCCATTGGGGACATACAGTTGATAAGTGTCTTTTCAGTGTTTGGACTGAGCTGAACACTCTCTGTTCTGCATTCAGTTCAGATATAATCAGCTGGCCATGAATAACACAAGAGTCGATATGATGATGCAATGGTGCTGAATCATGGATGCATCAACTTTACTATAAGGCATAGTTCATGTTTTGAGatttaaggttgtttttttaacgttTCACATATGATTTAGTAACTGACATTATCCATTCTGCATTACTTTATTTTAGATAAATTGTGAACAGAATCTTCAGTCGCTGTATTCTACCTTGCAGTACTCCAGGGTGGCTGCGAACTCATAGGACCCCAGAGAAAGCTCAGGCCTTTCATAGAAGTCCACCCTCCTGCCCATGTGGTCCAGATGTTGGAAATAGAAGACTGGCACTAGGGtaaggcaaaagaaaaaaaaaactgaacatagATGTGGACAATATACTCAAAGAGAAATGTGAAcctgttttcttctcctttcaAATCCAGTCATGTAACTTAAATCTAAAACTTTCAAAACGTACCTTCGTTGACACAGCTGCAGAAACCACACTGGTAGCGACGACCTCCGTCGATAAACTGCATGTAGGGACACATGTAGGCCTTGCATCGATTGCAGCGGATGGGCCCCGTCTCGCCATGGTTAACGAGATATAGAGGGGTCtacacagggacacacagtGTTTAAAACAGCTGCTCCAAAGAAAATCAGAGCAATATTTCCTGTACTTGGAGCAATACTCTTGCACATACAGTACTGTTTATACGTGTAGATTCCATGGcacccaaaaataaaacacaccgCACTTTCATACGCGAAACATTTTACTATCCTGGACTGCAAATGCTCATCCTGAAGCCGTTAAATATAAACACTACGACCCTGCAGATGATGAAGACTGTCTGAATCAGATTCATTTAAGATTGTCAGCAAGCTTTGACAaagtccaacaacaacaaaaaaaaaacgtgttttctAAATGAACTCATCTGTCattaaacacatacagacacacaagcagGTTTAAAGTTACTGGAAAGTTTAAGGTGGAGAGTAAAAGTGTTCACGTTATCTTGAGGCAGTTTACCCAGTAAGGAGAACCAAACCTGTTGGATCGCCAAACAATGCAAGCAGCAGCCAAGAACTAAAGCATGCTTTTCGAACAAATGCAGAGgattgacattttcttttttcagtatATCAGTCGTGTGTATTTGTTCCATTTGTTCACCAGATGAAATCAAATCTGAGAGTCCAAAACACTCGAGTTGGATCTCTTTTGTTTCaaccttctgtctttttttccagaggTCCATGCAGATCACACACAAGCTAATTAGCCTTGGGCCACATCAGAGAAGGCTAACATTGCCTAAAAAGGCCAACTGGTGTCTGGGACAAGGCAAGAGCAGGAGAAAACATCCAAGTCAGGATTCTTGGACGAGTCAGAAACAGAATAAATTAACTTTTGTAGTACAGCAAAAGCTGCttagtgcaacttttttttttatgtgcttttAAAAACTAAAGCAAATATACAAATCTCTATCCTCTGGTTAAAAGCTGATGTCGCAGTTAAGGCCTGAACTACTAAAGAATTGATGTAACAGTTAGACTTAACTCACATAGCAAACAAGTGGCACTTCTCTGAGAGCATATGACAGAATCCTCCATGGCAAATACAAGTATTATGTTTTGCTACTGCAGAaatactgcttttttttttcataaatgttgCTTTCAATGTTAAGATGACTATGTAGTATAACAAGGTTTTCATGTGGGACACATTAGAAGAATTTTGCTTtgtgtgattttcttttctttcaagaCTCCACATACGCAATGGAAAAGTACAGACTGACTTAAAGTATGCGTAGTATGTGTAAATATACAGAGTGGGAGAAAATTCATCAAAACTCTGGGCACAATGCTGAAAATCAGCTACTCAAGGGATGGATGCTAACCAACATAACTGGCGGCCAATAATAAAATCTAAATCAGTTGGGGACACTTGTGCATATTAACATTTATCATTTCCCTGCAAGAGTCTCTCTTTTTTAGGAATAAATGTCTAACTTACCTCATCCTTAGGCAAACTGGCAAAGGGTTTGATTATGGTAGCCAGGGGCACTTGGCACTGTTTGGCCAGATCGGCAGTGCAAGGTAGGGTGTTGGTGGTGCAGCGCATGAATCTGGGACTGGCGTTGCCTATGcaaacagaaacatcaacaaTGCAGATGTTACCACTTAAAAAAAGATCCTGATACCACTCTGATACAAATGTGGACTTTTGCATGTTAAATGCGCACTATCAGATCTAGCCAATAACAACAACCcttatttttttcaaagcatTTCTAACATTTGCTTCACATTAACATCTCCCATACATACTTAGTGCAGAAGGATATGTTTAAAGGCTGTCATGAGTTACCTTGGTCCTGTACTGAGAAGTCTGTGGTGACCAGAGGTGGAACCTGTCCCCTGATGTTTGTGCTGTAGACCTTCCCCCCTTGAATTCTTTGGTCTTCCTCAATGACTTGAGTCTGTAACAGACAAGTTATACATTACAATACAATCAGATGTCTCTGGATTAGTCCAGTGGGTCATTTTCTTgttaaataattacatttacaaACTGCTGGTTCATGTGGAATAACATAAACGGTATGTTGGTATATGAACATATCAAATCCCAGGAGGATTAGGGGTCTATACTCACAATGCTGGGGATAGAATCAGCATCCAGTTTCTTCTGTGGTGGTCCAGCCAGTCCACCTGGTGCTCCAGGGAAGCCCCCCGGCATGCCCGGCTGGGGCCCTGCCATTGGCCCTCCAAATGGACCTTTACATTAAAAGCAAATGAACAGTTTAATGTTTATAACTGTGTACAATGGAATTAGTTTGTGTTAACTGAATGTATGCTGTGTAACGCTAACTGTGCCAATATGAGAACAAGAGGCATCTAATTTGTATACTTTAAAAGGACAAGTACTGATGATCCATCCAGACTCTTATTCAGATAACAAAAAATCTTCTATGACACAGAGAAACTTCAGAGAAGGATAAAGCTTCAAAGACACATACTGTAACAGGAAAGACAGTCATTCTTTTAACCTCAGATATGATGAAATACATGCTGATATGATGACCATGTATCTGAAAGTAATGTTTTTTGTAGAAGACATTTCAGgtgtaaaatgtcacagttACCTGCTTGCTGCTGGTATCCTAGCGGACCAGCAGCTCCAGGGCCAGATTGCTGGAAACCTCCAGGTCCTGGAGGAGGTGACCCAGGGAAGGGCCTTCCCATGCCTGCCATCGGTGGACCTGTCATTGGAGGGCCTGTCATTGGTGGACCTCCCATTGCCATGCTTGTTGGGGATAGCTGTGGAGGAGACAACTGGGGGTGCATGAGGGGTGTCTGCGGGCCTGGAGGCATCTGTTGCTGGCCCATTGTTGGAGGAGGACCTGTTTGGAAAGGCTGCTGAACTACAGAGCTTGTTGGAGGGGGCGGGCTCTGCATGGGACCTGGGGCTGCAAGAATCAAGAAAAGAGAATATACAACCCGGTGAGTACTACGctgcagtcatttttttaacaccCTGTCCTTTTCTTTCTAAGGCTGCTTCGTTTAAGTTCATGGCATACATGACACGACACGTCCTGTTCATAGAATAACGTGAAAAAGTAAAAAGCAGGCTAACCATAGTTCCCCAAGTTCATGGAACTCATCTGATTGGTGAGCTGCTGCGCTGGAGGCATGCTGTTGTATGGGGACTGTGGAGGTTGTCCATATGCCGAGGAAGCAGCTGGTGGAGCAGGATATCTGAGGAGTATAATAACAGTTATCAGAGTACACTAGATACAGCGTGGGTCATGATTTACTCAACATTTGGATCTGTTGAAAACGTTACTAAGATGATTTAAATGTATCTGTTGCAtggtaacctttttttttactttcatgatCTTCGAGATTGAAAACGAGATCAAAAGACACAAGTATAgaaatctttctttttattctccTTGTGTTTGTACCAGGAGATAATTAGCAGGACCAAACTGTTGCTTTTTGGGGGAAGATTGGTACCTTTGCGGGTGCGCACCATTCTGCTGGATATTTGGATTGTACTGACTGGACACTGGAGGTGGAGGCATTCCAGCAGCAGATGAGACTGGAGATTTCATCATACCTGCAGTGAGTTAAGGACACCAGACATATATCAGTGAATTGTTTGGTTTTCAGGTGTAAATACAAAGTATATTCAGACAGGTTTTCAAAGCACCTTTATGTGACTTGAGAAGTAATGCTTCACATGGCTTATTCTGTAGTTTGCCCTATAACGCTTGAGTCAAACAGAAACCTGATTCCAGGGTTGAACACAGTGTCTACATTGTTGTTAAGAAAACGTAGTAATCTTGCTGTTGTCTGGGCCTTCTTCTTTTCCACACACCATGAGTAAGTCATTATCTCTAGAGAGACTCTGGTGAATGTAGGACCAtttgtttgaactttttaaTGCACAGCTTGATTTagagtgggtttttttttttttttagacttaaGCCAATAAAGTTATGGTATATTTGCCTTTATaggttttcttttaacataCATGCTTGAAATATTAGCCAATGGACTATGTAAAGGTAAAGGTAAGATACACAAATGTACTCCATTAGAGAAAATCATAATTAACAATACATTACAAGCAGCAAAGTGCAACTTGATACAAGGATTACTCATATTGTGCAAAACACTACTTAAGGCCTATTATTTTGAAGTATTTGTCTCGGCTTATCTCTTCTTTGAAAGCTTGAGAATTGTGAGCTTTCAGTTTCCACATTTGATACTATTCAACAATGAATGCTCAGATCTGGCTGGGAGACAAGATTGAACTTGTTAACGAAAACAGCTATCATATCATTTGGGTCAACAATCCAGTAGCAGAAGCGGTGTACCTGTGGGTGGAGCTGTGAATGCCTGAGGCTGTCCCCCATAGTGTCCATAGAGGGGCTGTGCGGGACCAGCTCCAAATCCACCTTGGTAGCCCCCCATCCCTGGCTGGGCCTGGGAGTATGGGGGTGCAGCAACATAACCCTGTTGACTCATGTCGATGGGATGAGTGTTACTGTCTTCTCATGCCAGGATGAAGGAGTTTGTCAACCTgtcaagttgaaaaaaaaatggaaatttaaAGTTCATAATTTACGCGTACGTACACGTTAACGCATTTAAAGGTGCCTTTTTGAAACACTTTGCACCCAGCATGTTAACGTCTTGCATACACTATAACTTGCATGCGTCTAAAGCCACATCAACAACAACTGACATTTGCCCTCATGCAATCACCAACACTGTGTCACATGGACTTTTGACATTGCTTCTTTACAGATAAGACAGGCCTATCCTTCATTACATTATCTTCATACATTTCTCATTTAGAATCAGAAGAAAGGCTGATAGTTAATAGACTTGTTTGCTCTGTTTACAATCCCATTATCTTCAATGTGATTGGCCCAAACCTATGGATTCTGATACTAACATTagagcctcttttttttttaaataaaactgcaGTCAACTTGCCTGTAAACGTGTTGATGGTGTGAACCCTTCAGAGTAAAACTTCAGCACAGCTGggtcaacaaaaacaacagctgcgTCCTTACTGAATTAAATTCCTTTCCCTACTACACAATACACaaattgacacacacacacaaaaaaaaaggaagattaaaTAAACCTGATTAATCATCCACTTCAGTAGTTATCAGTATCTGCAACTTCCGAGAATTGCCACGTCAAACACCGTTATGATGGCTTAACATCCCGAGCATCCCTTACCCCTCCTTCAATTCACCTCAAGCTGAAATTACACATGTTATTCTCTTTCATGGTGACATAATTCAGCAAGAGAGGATAGCAAACCAACTTATCAAAACAGCGGAGTAACATGACAACACCTCATTCACAGCTGATTGCATATTGATAGAAAACATCTCGCTGCTGGCTACGCGGAAATTACTACAAAGTTTCCACTCGCACCAGgaaagaatacatttaaaaagattaaagaaataaaaataaaaataaaagactgtTCTCATTAGGCTTTACATGGTGCTACATGTGTAAATAGTGGTCTGGTAATATTTACCTGAATATAGGGGCCAGAGTCCGCTCCCGTGTCTAATGCCCTCAGTGGTAACAGAGTGCCACGTCAAACTCCACCAAAGCGCCGGTCGCTATGCTGGTTACGCAGTTTCAAGTTTCCTAAGGATACAAACAGCTTCCGGTTTggcacttcaaaataaaagctcccGAAATAAAATCTTCTTAAATATGATATTAGACCTAATTATATAACAAATTACGGCTATGTATATTTCTAAGGCCCAATTaaaggattttgttttttaatattcagGAAGTGCCAGAATGTGTTTAAGGACGCCACACATAGTACATAATTGAACTTCTGGTTGTGGTCGACGTCTTTTCTTTGGCTACCTTGACATGTTTGTGAAGTCGTGTCAGGCGCTGTGCGCATGCGCTAAATAGAGGGAACCCATACACGTCAGCAAATCAATGTAGGGATGTGGACCTGTGCACACTAAACTAAACACGTTACCTGTTTTCTCTGATAGTAACGCATCTCGCGCAGCTGAGATTTTAATAATTAGAATGGGATTGTAGAATTAATTGTTGATATGATTCACTGTGGGATATAATGATTTATTAAGCATAGTATAGCTATATTTGTAATCAAAtgtaagatattttttttcaatgtatgTTTAATAAGCAGGGATGTAGCCCTAGATACTGTTAGTCCTTGACATTTAGTGGTAGCCTATATTGTCACAACATTCAACATTGACAGCCAATTTGCAATTTTTCTGATAAACAACATATcttcacagtttaaaaaaaatgtgctttaatatttgttttgtggACAAGTTGGTCGAAAATGAGTTAGGAATTATATTTTGCAATTTAGGCCTCAGTTTATAAAATCTTAACATTGACGTTGTAAATTAACtgagggtgggtgggggggcaTAAGAGGAATCATTATAGATCCCACTTATAACACTAAAGCGTAAAAACAAGCATTCAGTTGCATGTTACAGCTGTACTAGGCCTAAATCACGAGAACATTCCTATGTGTGTGAAGCAATCTGTGTTAGGAAGTCAGACTTTAGCCTACAGTAGATCTGTGGTGTGTTCTTCACAATCTTCTGTAAGCCCCTTGAAGACTAATATCAACCCAAATATCCCGGATAACAGCTCCAAAGTACCATGTGGCCGCCCTCTCTTTATTAAGATGCTTTTGCTCGGGGATGTcagacagagcgtgagatacAAATCCGAGAAGCTCAACATGACAAGCCACCAGTTGCATGCAACTCCTGCAGGCGTGTCCGTGCGTCGTGACGTCTCTTGAGCGGGCTGGACTTCGGGAGAACTCAGATGATGGGGATAATACAGCGGTGCGGTGGAGGTGGTATCTGTAAAGTGCTGCCTGTCCGGCTGACAGCTCCATGATCGCACTGTGGTGTTTTGGCTAAGGAGCTGCGCGCAGCATGGGCACCGGAGATTACATCTGCGTGACGCTGCGCGGTGGTGCACCCTGGGGATTCACTctgaaggagggagagggggacaCCTATAGACCCTTGATTGTCACCCaggtatctgtctgtctgtttgcctGCTATTTGTTTAGGTTCTCTATAAGAATTAAGCCATGATTTAATTACTGAGCCATTGGGGAATGTTGGACTCTTATTTCATATGTGACCCAAATAGTGTGATGtaggtccttttttttttttttttttcagcacaaccataaatatgtttacagtTTTACTTCAGTTTTGTTCGGTAaataattgaaaagaaaagttgttAAGAAGTTGAACTGTGTTTGTAAGGAGAGGGCTTGTTTTGAGCA
This portion of the Labrus bergylta chromosome 22, fLabBer1.1, whole genome shotgun sequence genome encodes:
- the sec24d gene encoding protein transport protein Sec24D, producing the protein MSQQGYVAAPPYSQAQPGMGGYQGGFGAGPAQPLYGHYGGQPQAFTAPPTGMMKSPVSSAAGMPPPPVSSQYNPNIQQNGAHPQRYPAPPAASSAYGQPPQSPYNSMPPAQQLTNQMSSMNLGNYAPGPMQSPPPPTSSVVQQPFQTGPPPTMGQQQMPPGPQTPLMHPQLSPPQLSPTSMAMGGPPMTGPPMTGPPMAGMGRPFPGSPPPGPGGFQQSGPGAAGPLGYQQQAGPFGGPMAGPQPGMPGGFPGAPGGLAGPPQKKLDADSIPSITQVIEEDQRIQGGKVYSTNIRGQVPPLVTTDFSVQDQGNASPRFMRCTTNTLPCTADLAKQCQVPLATIIKPFASLPKDETPLYLVNHGETGPIRCNRCKAYMCPYMQFIDGGRRYQCGFCSCVNEVPVFYFQHLDHMGRRVDFYERPELSLGSYEFAATLEYCKNNKPSNPPAYIFMIDVSYNNIKSGLVKLICEELKTLLENLPREEGAESSAIKVGFVTYNKVLHFYNVKSALAQPQMMVVSDTAEMFVPLLDGFLVNYEESRAVIFNLLDQIPDMFADTNESETVFAPVIQAGVEAFKAAECSGKLFIFQSSIPTAEAPGKLKNRDDKKLVNTEKEKTLFQPQKGVYEQLSKDCVAQGCCVDLFLFPSQYVDLATMGDVPSHTGGSIYKYNNFQVETDGEHFLRDLRKDVQKSIGFDAIMRVRTSTGFRATDFFGAIHMNNTTDVEMAAVDCDKAVTVELKHDDTLSEETGALIQCALLYTTIGGQRRLRIHNASLKCSSQLMELYKSCETDSLINFFAKSAYRAILNQPLKNVREILVNQTAHMLACYRKNCASPSAASQLILPSSMKVLPVYINSLMKSAPMVGSTELSTDERAHLRLSVMAMGVEDTQLLLYPRLTPLHNMDVSSEALPAPVRCSGEGLTDSGMFLLDNGHSMFLWLGQASPPDLIQSIFNVPSLGHLQGHMCALPELDNPLSKKVRSIIDSLLEKRPNSMKLQIVKQRDKPEMFFRQFLVEDKGLHGGASYMDFLTYVHKEIRQLLT